In Candidatus Desulforudis audaxviator MP104C, a genomic segment contains:
- a CDS encoding molybdopterin-dependent oxidoreductase: MEAVEFTINGLPVRVPGKGATILEAALRNGIYIPHLCHHPDLKPAGLCRVCMVEADGKMVAACRTPVADGMKVATGSPNLDQYRRYIVGVILAEHESDCLTCGKNLNCKLQEVARYANLEPTKFKELRPVKPGKPLDDTHPWIVRNHNKCILCGICVRTCREIAQVNAIDFAFRGRATTISTFGNKPLHESNCVSCGECVARCPVGALLPKVSAEPAREAALIPPQVVRECERRPETPPSLFMLKEKGAVAEKITLTIDGLEASVEKGATVLEAAQKAGIYIPFLCFHPELTGSGGCRVCAVEIDGKVVPSCTTRAREGMVVRTSSPQAREAQAAAVKRILAGHNGDCLNCAKNGRCKLQEVVGYTGVYQEMAGTPAPFAEVDESNPYFVLDRSRCVACGICLRTCRQVNGADALEFKRVDNHRVVVPRQGGSLAESACESCGECVARCPVGALLPKELQQPGREVETVCTECGIGCGVYFGARGGRLVSARQNLSHKTSKGRLCGKGRFGWGVLNHPDRLKTPLIKKDGQFVEAGWEEALGLAAGGFSRYKGGGAVVLYSPRVTNEEIYLALKFARAVLGTSNIADAESFASRAGLLDGLGTTVGSNAMTIPVRQIERAAGHFVISSSPTESHPIIGFEIRKSVNKGAKLIIADSREIPLSRLPHIRLALRPSTELALLLGMARAILDEKLHDEGFIRERTTNFDAFQKSLADFTVEKAAEITGVPGAQIREAARVYATSKPALLFWSEEIAQHPTGQDSVRVLAQLALMTGNYGKPGAGFVPLIGRSNFQGALDLDVTHPWSLVSKEKVADAWGCAVPEPAGSAENKAKAWYIIGADPVTKAADADSVRKALSEAPFVVVQDTFLTETAKLAQVVLPTAGFAEKEGTFTAVDRLVQRVRQVAEPPGAAKPDWWIICEIAHRMEAEGFAYNHPSQIMEEISSNYPAYAGISYDRLDPEGLRWPCPDKEHPGTDVLHESEFFGLGKAQFRPLQYKP; this comes from the coding sequence ATGGAGGCGGTTGAATTCACCATTAACGGCCTGCCCGTCAGGGTCCCCGGAAAAGGGGCGACCATACTGGAAGCAGCTTTAAGAAACGGCATATATATTCCGCATCTCTGCCACCACCCCGACTTAAAACCGGCCGGCTTGTGCCGGGTGTGCATGGTCGAGGCCGACGGAAAAATGGTGGCTGCCTGCCGCACGCCGGTCGCCGACGGGATGAAGGTCGCAACCGGGAGCCCGAACCTGGACCAGTACCGCCGGTACATAGTGGGGGTCATCCTGGCCGAACACGAGTCGGACTGCCTTACCTGCGGGAAGAACCTGAACTGCAAACTTCAGGAGGTAGCCCGCTACGCAAACCTTGAACCCACCAAGTTCAAGGAGCTAAGGCCGGTCAAGCCGGGGAAGCCCCTGGACGACACGCACCCGTGGATCGTAAGAAACCACAACAAGTGCATTTTATGCGGTATCTGCGTACGGACGTGCCGCGAGATCGCTCAGGTGAACGCCATCGACTTTGCCTTCCGGGGCCGCGCTACCACCATCAGCACCTTCGGAAACAAGCCCCTGCACGAGTCAAACTGCGTCTCCTGCGGCGAGTGCGTGGCCCGCTGTCCAGTGGGAGCCCTTTTGCCTAAAGTGTCGGCCGAGCCGGCCCGGGAGGCCGCCCTCATCCCACCCCAGGTGGTCCGGGAGTGTGAGCGCCGCCCGGAAACGCCCCCTTCCCTTTTCATGCTGAAAGAAAAGGGAGCAGTTGCAGAGAAGATCACCCTTACCATTGACGGCCTGGAGGCAAGCGTGGAAAAAGGGGCCACCGTTTTGGAGGCCGCGCAAAAGGCGGGCATCTATATTCCCTTCCTGTGCTTTCACCCCGAACTCACGGGTTCCGGCGGATGCCGGGTCTGCGCGGTGGAAATTGACGGCAAGGTTGTGCCTTCGTGCACTACCCGGGCCAGGGAAGGGATGGTCGTGCGGACCAGTTCTCCGCAGGCCCGGGAAGCGCAGGCGGCGGCGGTGAAAAGAATCCTGGCCGGCCATAACGGGGACTGCCTGAACTGCGCGAAAAACGGCCGGTGCAAACTGCAGGAGGTAGTCGGCTACACCGGGGTTTACCAGGAAATGGCGGGCACCCCCGCCCCCTTTGCGGAAGTGGACGAGAGCAATCCGTACTTTGTTCTCGACCGTTCCCGCTGCGTCGCCTGCGGCATCTGCCTCCGCACGTGCCGGCAGGTCAACGGCGCGGACGCGCTGGAATTCAAACGCGTGGACAACCACCGGGTGGTGGTCCCCCGGCAGGGAGGCAGTCTGGCCGAGTCAGCCTGCGAGTCCTGCGGCGAATGCGTGGCCCGCTGCCCGGTGGGGGCCCTTTTGCCCAAGGAGCTGCAGCAGCCCGGCCGGGAGGTGGAAACAGTGTGCACCGAGTGCGGGATCGGCTGCGGCGTATATTTCGGCGCCAGAGGCGGCAGGCTGGTCAGCGCCCGCCAAAACCTCAGCCACAAAACGAGCAAAGGGCGCCTCTGCGGGAAAGGCCGGTTCGGCTGGGGTGTGCTCAATCACCCCGACCGTCTGAAAACCCCCTTAATCAAAAAAGACGGCCAGTTCGTTGAAGCCGGCTGGGAAGAAGCACTCGGCCTGGCGGCCGGCGGGTTTTCCCGGTACAAAGGGGGAGGGGCTGTGGTTCTATACAGCCCCCGGGTCACCAACGAAGAAATCTACCTGGCCTTGAAGTTTGCCCGGGCGGTGCTGGGAACGAGCAACATTGCCGACGCCGAGTCGTTTGCGAGCCGCGCCGGTTTATTGGACGGTCTGGGCACAACCGTGGGCAGCAACGCCATGACCATTCCGGTCAGGCAAATTGAAAGGGCGGCCGGTCATTTTGTGATTAGTTCCAGTCCCACTGAATCTCATCCGATCATCGGATTTGAAATTCGCAAATCGGTTAACAAGGGGGCGAAACTGATCATTGCCGACTCCCGGGAAATACCCCTGTCCCGGTTGCCCCACATTCGCCTTGCGCTTCGCCCGAGCACGGAGCTTGCTCTGCTGCTGGGTATGGCCAGGGCTATTCTGGACGAAAAGCTCCACGACGAAGGGTTTATCCGGGAGAGGACCACTAATTTTGACGCTTTCCAAAAATCCCTGGCCGATTTCACCGTAGAGAAAGCAGCGGAAATCACCGGTGTTCCCGGCGCGCAGATCCGGGAAGCGGCGCGGGTGTACGCCACCAGCAAACCGGCCCTCCTCTTCTGGTCCGAAGAAATCGCGCAACACCCAACGGGCCAGGACAGCGTCCGGGTGCTGGCCCAGCTGGCTTTAATGACCGGCAACTACGGCAAGCCGGGCGCGGGTTTCGTGCCTCTGATCGGCCGGAGCAACTTCCAGGGCGCTCTTGATCTGGACGTTACCCATCCCTGGTCTTTGGTCAGCAAAGAAAAAGTTGCCGATGCGTGGGGGTGCGCCGTCCCCGAACCCGCCGGGTCGGCAGAGAACAAAGCGAAGGCCTGGTACATTATCGGTGCCGACCCGGTGACCAAAGCGGCAGATGCGGATAGCGTGCGCAAGGCCCTTTCAGAAGCCCCCTTCGTGGTGGTCCAGGACACGTTCCTCACCGAAACGGCAAAGCTGGCGCAGGTGGTGCTCCCCACGGCCGGTTTTGCGGAAAAGGAGGGGACCTTCACGGCGGTGGACCGCCTCGTTCAGCGTGTCCGCCAGGTAGCGGAACCGCCCGGGGCAGCCAAGCCAGACTGGTGGATTATCTGCGAAATTGCCCACCGCATGGAAGCCGAAGGATTCGCCTACAACCATCCCTCCCAAATCATGGAGGAAATATCGTCCAACTACCCGGCCTATGCAGGGATCAGCTACGACCGGCTCGACCCGGAGGGGTTGCGCTGGCCTTGCCCCGACAAAGAACACCCGGGGACGGACGTGCTGCACGAAAGCGAATTTTTTGGCCTGGGCAAGGCTCAATTCCGGCCTCTGCAATACAAGCCGTAA
- a CDS encoding methylenetetrahydrofolate reductase codes for MTTPSNLQRVLEQGHFAVTAEIGPPKGASGETVRRHAALLRDCTDAQNVTDNQSAVVHMCSLAAAVHVLQAGGEPVFQLTTRDRNRLALQSDLLGAASLGIRNVLCLTGDHQKFGNHPQARGVFDLDSVQLVGLARRLCEGRFLNGDEVKPPPELFVGAVENPFAGPLPLRVLRLGKKIAAGARFIQTQAVYDIELFARFMAAVREQGWDKEVSILAGVVPPKSAGALRYISKVPGMVVPDKLIRRMKGAADQAREGKRFAVELIRHLRTIKGVRGVHIMAIRWEEAVPEIVTEAGLLPRPHADKY; via the coding sequence GTGACCACACCGAGCAATTTGCAGAGGGTGCTGGAACAGGGACATTTTGCGGTGACGGCCGAAATCGGCCCGCCAAAGGGGGCGTCCGGGGAGACCGTACGCCGGCACGCCGCCTTGCTCCGGGACTGCACGGACGCCCAGAACGTCACCGACAACCAGAGCGCGGTGGTGCACATGTGCTCCCTGGCGGCCGCGGTGCACGTGTTGCAGGCCGGGGGCGAGCCGGTGTTCCAGCTTACCACCCGCGATCGTAACCGCCTTGCTCTGCAAAGCGACCTGCTGGGTGCCGCCAGCCTGGGGATCAGGAATGTGCTCTGCCTTACCGGTGACCACCAGAAGTTCGGCAACCACCCCCAGGCACGGGGCGTCTTCGATCTGGACTCGGTGCAGCTGGTGGGCCTGGCGCGCCGGCTGTGCGAGGGCCGGTTTCTGAACGGGGACGAGGTAAAGCCGCCGCCGGAGCTGTTCGTCGGTGCCGTGGAGAACCCCTTCGCCGGCCCGCTGCCGCTGCGGGTGTTGCGGCTGGGGAAGAAAATCGCCGCGGGGGCCCGCTTCATCCAGACGCAGGCGGTATACGACATCGAGCTGTTCGCGCGTTTCATGGCCGCCGTCCGGGAACAGGGTTGGGATAAGGAAGTCTCCATCCTGGCCGGGGTGGTGCCGCCGAAGTCTGCGGGCGCCCTGAGGTACATCAGCAAGGTTCCCGGTATGGTGGTGCCCGACAAACTTATTCGTCGCATGAAGGGGGCCGCGGACCAGGCGCGGGAGGGGAAACGGTTCGCCGTCGAGCTGATCCGGCACCTGCGCACGATCAAGGGCGTTCGCGGCGTCCACATTATGGCCATCAGGTGGGAGGAGGCGGTGCCGGAGATCGTCACCGAAGCGGGACTGCTCCCCAGGCCGCATGCCGATAAGTATTAA
- a CDS encoding acetyl-CoA decarbonylase/synthase complex subunit delta codes for MKEFLEAYKGNILEVTFGKEGKTLTLGGENTLPFHSFEGNLPHPPLIALEIWDIPPQTWPEHLRACFGDVVSSPVAWAKKCLEVYRADLVCLYLASAGREEVDMAALASRVKELSDTLPVPLIVYGVGEKDADARALKEIARACAGNAVLLGPVVKENYEEVGRAALEYGHRLIVQSPLDINLAKELNIKLSKFFPRERMVIDPLSSALGYGMEYSFSVMERIKQVAVLYGDDTMKMPMIANVGRECWKTKEARGNAQQGLLWEAITTLTLFLAGANLAVMSSPDSMQLVRRMITQMS; via the coding sequence ATGAAAGAGTTTCTGGAGGCCTATAAAGGGAATATCCTCGAGGTGACTTTCGGGAAAGAGGGCAAAACACTTACCCTCGGCGGGGAAAACACGCTTCCTTTTCATTCATTTGAAGGCAATCTGCCTCACCCTCCGCTGATTGCGCTGGAGATCTGGGATATCCCGCCGCAAACCTGGCCGGAACACCTGCGCGCATGCTTCGGCGACGTCGTCTCCTCGCCGGTGGCGTGGGCAAAAAAATGTCTGGAGGTGTACCGGGCGGATCTGGTTTGTCTCTACCTGGCTTCCGCCGGGAGGGAAGAGGTAGACATGGCGGCTTTAGCGTCCAGGGTAAAGGAATTGAGCGACACCCTGCCGGTGCCTTTGATCGTTTACGGGGTCGGCGAAAAGGACGCTGATGCCCGGGCACTGAAAGAGATCGCCAGAGCCTGCGCCGGGAACGCCGTACTCCTGGGGCCGGTGGTCAAGGAGAACTACGAGGAGGTCGGGAGGGCGGCCCTGGAGTACGGGCATAGGCTAATCGTCCAATCCCCGCTGGACATTAACCTGGCCAAAGAACTAAACATCAAGCTGTCCAAGTTCTTTCCCAGGGAGCGGATGGTCATCGACCCCTTGTCCTCGGCCCTGGGGTACGGTATGGAGTACAGCTTTTCGGTCATGGAGCGGATTAAACAGGTGGCGGTGCTATACGGCGACGACACGATGAAAATGCCCATGATTGCGAACGTCGGCAGGGAATGCTGGAAAACAAAAGAAGCCCGGGGGAACGCCCAGCAGGGACTTCTCTGGGAAGCCATAACAACCCTGACCCTGTTCCTGGCCGGAGCCAACCTCGCCGTAATGAGTTCACCGGACAGCATGCAACTGGTGCGGAGAATGATCACTCAGATGTCTTAA
- the acsC gene encoding acetyl-CoA decarbonylase/synthase complex subunit gamma yields MPLKPSDIQKKLPGGGKKNCKECGFPTCLAFAMKLVSGGVALEKCPYLDPEVKEWIVDAITPPIKLVSVGAGERILTVGEEEVVYRHEKTFFRPPGLAVLISDAQDDQAIKARLKKLNEYEFRWVTFNLRADLVVLKHESGSKERYLSVVTRVAQEKLPMVLMCEDLGVLFAARDLIADQKPLLYPITNANLEEALPGLKEKAVPVAVRGQGLEEVVSVTTKLKAAGISDIMIDTSPRNLKEALRDYTLIRRAALKHTFRPLGYPIISFLPLKAEDAAEEALLASALVIKYASVIVLNDLHRETLFPLLVHRLNIYTDPRVPLAVEEKVYEIGEPNEESPVFLTTNFALTYFAVANGVEACKIPGYLGVKGTDGLCVLAAWSTGKFVGETVGPFIKNSGLEGKLKKKRLIIPGLAARIKGEIEDELPGWEVIVGPKEAEELPAFMSKLIAGW; encoded by the coding sequence ATGCCTCTAAAACCGTCCGATATCCAGAAAAAGCTCCCTGGCGGGGGGAAGAAGAACTGCAAGGAATGTGGATTTCCCACCTGTCTGGCCTTTGCCATGAAACTGGTCTCCGGCGGGGTAGCGCTGGAAAAGTGTCCCTATCTCGATCCGGAAGTGAAAGAATGGATTGTTGACGCCATCACCCCGCCCATCAAGCTGGTCAGCGTGGGCGCCGGCGAAAGGATCCTGACGGTGGGGGAAGAAGAAGTCGTTTATCGCCATGAAAAAACCTTTTTCCGCCCACCCGGCCTGGCCGTGTTGATTTCCGATGCCCAGGACGATCAGGCAATAAAAGCCAGGTTGAAAAAGCTGAACGAATACGAGTTCCGGTGGGTAACCTTCAACTTGCGGGCCGATCTTGTGGTCCTCAAACATGAAAGCGGCAGCAAAGAAAGGTACCTGTCCGTGGTTACCAGGGTGGCCCAGGAAAAGCTGCCCATGGTGCTGATGTGCGAAGACCTGGGTGTGCTCTTTGCCGCCCGCGACCTGATTGCCGATCAGAAGCCGCTTTTGTACCCGATTACAAACGCCAACCTGGAGGAAGCCCTGCCCGGCTTAAAGGAAAAGGCCGTCCCCGTGGCAGTAAGAGGCCAGGGCCTAGAAGAGGTCGTTTCCGTGACCACAAAGCTGAAAGCCGCCGGTATTTCGGACATCATGATCGATACGTCCCCGCGAAATCTAAAGGAGGCCCTCCGGGACTACACCCTGATCAGGCGGGCTGCTCTTAAGCACACCTTCCGGCCGCTGGGATACCCAATCATTTCCTTCCTGCCTCTTAAGGCCGAAGACGCAGCGGAGGAAGCCCTTTTGGCCTCGGCTCTGGTGATCAAGTACGCTTCCGTCATCGTGCTAAATGACCTGCACAGGGAAACGCTTTTCCCGCTACTGGTCCACAGGCTCAACATCTACACCGATCCGCGCGTCCCGCTAGCGGTGGAAGAGAAAGTCTACGAAATCGGCGAACCCAACGAAGAATCGCCTGTTTTCCTCACCACCAACTTCGCCCTGACCTACTTCGCGGTGGCCAACGGCGTGGAAGCGTGCAAGATCCCCGGCTATCTGGGCGTGAAGGGAACCGACGGGCTGTGCGTCCTGGCGGCCTGGTCCACGGGCAAATTTGTCGGGGAGACCGTCGGCCCATTTATCAAGAACAGCGGCTTAGAAGGGAAACTGAAGAAAAAGAGGCTGATCATTCCCGGTTTGGCTGCCAGGATCAAGGGCGAGATCGAAGACGAACTGCCCGGCTGGGAGGTCATTGTGGGACCCAAAGAAGCCGAAGAACTACCCGCATTTATGTCTAAGCTGATCGCCGGGTGGTAA
- the cdhC gene encoding CO dehydrogenase/CO-methylating acetyl-CoA synthase complex subunit beta — MFPVDVGPQYEGESVRKHDFYVEFGGPRCEYKGELVTLRSVNEVEHERVEVIGPDIKDMAEGTTSPLFIGVEVAGEQLEVDMEPVFERRIHQYCNYIEGFWHMAQRDHIWLRLHKESHKKGLRSLQEVGQIIIMLFTNELPIIEKMQVTFITDPEKVKEHVLKARPVYDARDERLKGMTEEGVEEFYGCVLCQSFAPTHVCIITPERMSLCGAISWLDGRASSKIDPEGAIFAVPKGELLDPEKHIYSGVNEIVTQRSLGRIAVCCLHSALENPHTACGCFQSICFYIPEVDGFGIVHRDFVGETVIGSPFSTLAAEVSGGQQREGYVGMAISYLKSPKFLITDGGLRRVVWMPSAIKEWVKEAIPADLFDKIASEKEVKNVDELVEFLQEAEHPVMSG; from the coding sequence ATGTTCCCGGTAGACGTTGGACCCCAGTACGAAGGCGAAAGCGTAAGAAAACACGACTTTTACGTTGAATTCGGAGGACCCCGGTGCGAATACAAAGGAGAACTGGTCACCTTAAGGTCGGTAAATGAGGTCGAGCACGAAAGAGTGGAAGTCATCGGCCCGGACATTAAAGACATGGCGGAGGGAACAACCTCACCCCTCTTTATCGGCGTAGAAGTGGCCGGAGAACAACTGGAGGTAGATATGGAACCCGTTTTCGAACGCCGTATCCACCAGTACTGCAATTACATCGAGGGTTTCTGGCACATGGCGCAAAGGGACCATATCTGGTTGCGACTGCACAAAGAAAGCCACAAAAAAGGACTGCGCTCTTTACAAGAGGTCGGTCAAATAATAATCATGCTTTTTACCAACGAACTGCCCATCATCGAAAAAATGCAGGTAACCTTCATAACCGACCCCGAAAAGGTGAAAGAGCATGTTTTAAAAGCGAGACCGGTTTATGACGCCAGGGATGAGCGCTTGAAGGGAATGACCGAGGAAGGGGTGGAAGAATTCTACGGCTGTGTTCTCTGCCAGAGCTTCGCTCCCACCCACGTGTGCATCATCACTCCGGAGCGGATGTCCTTGTGCGGCGCCATCAGTTGGTTGGACGGGAGAGCATCCTCCAAGATCGACCCGGAAGGAGCAATCTTCGCCGTACCGAAAGGCGAACTCTTGGACCCCGAAAAGCACATTTACAGCGGGGTCAACGAAATCGTGACACAAAGATCCTTGGGTCGGATTGCTGTTTGTTGCCTGCACAGCGCCCTGGAAAACCCCCACACCGCCTGCGGCTGCTTCCAGTCGATCTGCTTCTATATCCCGGAAGTGGACGGCTTCGGCATCGTACACCGCGACTTTGTCGGGGAAACGGTCATTGGTTCCCCCTTCTCCACCCTGGCCGCTGAGGTCAGCGGCGGCCAACAACGGGAAGGATACGTGGGAATGGCCATTTCCTACCTGAAGTCTCCCAAGTTTCTGATCACCGACGGAGGGTTACGGAGGGTGGTCTGGATGCCCAGCGCCATTAAAGAGTGGGTAAAAGAGGCCATCCCCGCCGACCTTTTCGATAAAATTGCTTCTGAAAAAGAGGTCAAAAACGTCGACGAACTGGTCGAGTTTCTTCAAGAAGCGGAACATCCCGTTATGAGTGGTTAG
- a CDS encoding dihydropteroate synthase, which translates to MILIGENIHILAKVVSEAIKERNPLPLQELAVKQAAAGVDYLDLNIGPARKDPDVMRWLVEIVQEVVDLPLSLDTLNPGAMEAGLAVCRKRPLLNSASGREDSKREMLPLAQKYDCDVILSVLTDKGIPSDTAARAEAIMETIAHANEIGIPNENIWVDPIMMPIGVDQPQVVELLEFMSMLPDIAPGAKSTLGLSNMINGVPRHLRSILSRVELVMLQRHGLYSAIVDSFDSELIALVRGERPAQVELIYRAMDEEINPADLPPPEAELVKTVDVLMGRTLYSHSWLEI; encoded by the coding sequence ATGATTTTAATCGGGGAAAACATCCACATTCTGGCCAAAGTGGTGTCGGAGGCCATCAAGGAGCGGAACCCCCTTCCTTTGCAGGAGTTGGCCGTAAAACAGGCCGCTGCGGGAGTAGATTACCTCGACCTGAACATCGGGCCGGCCAGAAAAGACCCGGACGTGATGCGCTGGCTGGTGGAGATCGTCCAGGAGGTGGTGGATCTCCCGTTGTCGCTGGACACCCTAAACCCCGGGGCAATGGAGGCCGGCCTGGCCGTTTGCCGGAAAAGACCTCTGCTCAATTCCGCCTCCGGCCGGGAAGACAGCAAAAGGGAAATGCTCCCGCTGGCCCAAAAATATGATTGTGATGTGATTTTATCGGTCCTCACCGACAAGGGGATTCCTTCCGACACGGCCGCCCGGGCCGAAGCCATTATGGAGACAATCGCCCACGCCAACGAGATCGGCATCCCCAACGAAAACATCTGGGTCGACCCCATCATGATGCCTATTGGGGTGGACCAGCCCCAGGTGGTGGAGTTGCTGGAGTTTATGAGCATGCTGCCGGACATTGCGCCGGGAGCCAAATCAACCCTGGGCTTATCCAATATGATCAACGGTGTTCCCCGCCACCTGAGAAGCATTTTAAGTCGGGTGGAGTTGGTAATGTTGCAGCGCCACGGCCTTTATTCGGCCATAGTAGACAGTTTCGACAGCGAACTGATCGCCCTGGTCCGGGGGGAAAGACCTGCTCAGGTAGAACTGATCTACCGGGCGATGGACGAAGAAATCAACCCCGCCGACCTTCCGCCGCCGGAGGCCGAACTCGTCAAAACCGTTGACGTTCTGATGGGAAGAACGCTGTATTCCCATTCCTGGCTGGAAATCTAA
- a CDS encoding methylenetetrahydrofolate reductase C-terminal domain-containing protein — MIVARRKPAPPLLAAATGRRTVLVAGCKGCVAVCGVGGEREVRLLAAQLELAAKRLGQKRTVLRATVARQCDPGFLSSFDSLMEQAEACFSLGCGVGVQYMAERYPAKPVFPAVDTVFAGGSPAAGLWEERCRMCGECVLGETGGICPVSRCAKGLLNGPCGGSVNELCEIGHNQPCAWNLIYERLAGQGRLEGLTVITPPKDWSRAGAGVRSVVREDLMP; from the coding sequence GTGATCGTGGCGCGGAGAAAGCCGGCGCCCCCGTTGCTGGCGGCGGCCACGGGAAGAAGAACCGTCCTGGTGGCCGGATGTAAAGGCTGCGTGGCGGTCTGCGGGGTGGGAGGCGAGCGGGAGGTAAGGTTACTCGCGGCCCAGCTTGAACTCGCGGCCAAGCGGCTCGGGCAAAAGCGCACTGTTCTCCGGGCGACCGTCGCCCGCCAGTGCGATCCTGGATTCCTATCGTCGTTCGACAGTCTTATGGAACAGGCGGAAGCCTGCTTTTCCCTGGGCTGCGGTGTGGGGGTGCAGTACATGGCGGAGCGCTACCCGGCCAAACCGGTATTCCCCGCGGTGGACACCGTGTTCGCCGGCGGCTCCCCGGCCGCCGGGCTTTGGGAAGAGCGCTGCCGCATGTGCGGGGAGTGTGTCTTGGGTGAAACGGGCGGCATCTGTCCGGTGAGCCGGTGCGCCAAGGGGCTGCTCAACGGTCCTTGCGGCGGGTCGGTGAACGAGCTTTGCGAGATCGGGCACAACCAACCCTGTGCCTGGAATCTCATCTACGAGCGGCTTGCCGGCCAAGGCCGATTGGAGGGCTTGACCGTCATCACGCCACCCAAGGACTGGTCCCGTGCGGGGGCGGGGGTGCGGTCCGTGGTGCGGGAGGACTTGATGCCGTGA
- a CDS encoding formate--tetrahydrofolate ligase, which translates to MLSDIEIAQRAKLKPIIEVARDLGLAEEDLELYGKYKAKVDNGLWERLRDRPPGKLIFTTAITPTPAGEGKTCTAIGLTQALGRLGKKVTVCLREPSMGPTFGVKGGAAGGGYSQVLPMEDINLHFTGDIHAVTAAHNVLAAVVDNHIFQGNSLNIDPKRVLWRRVVDVNDRQLRNVVCGLGNRVDGIPRESGFDITVASEIMALLCLAEGLQDFKERVGNVLVAYTRDGRPVFARDLKVAGALAVIMKDALKPNLVQTVEGQPAFVHGGPFANIAHGNNSILATRLALRLADYVVTEGGFGSDLGAEKFFDIVCGYGGFQPDAVVLVATVRALKMHGGLPLADVTRPDVEALGAGLANLDAHIDNVTGNFNLPVVVAVNRFPTDAEVELNLIREHCLARGIPVAVSEVVARGGEGGLELAEKVLAILARAPRGFRPLYDWNLPIREKIDILARRVYGADGVVFTDQAQADIETFTRLGFDKLPICMAKTQSSLSDNPRLLGRPKGWLLTVREVRASVGSGFLVALAGKIMTMPGLPQVPAAEKVDIDPAGNVVGLF; encoded by the coding sequence ATGCTTTCCGATATCGAAATCGCACAGCGTGCCAAACTCAAACCTATAATCGAGGTGGCGCGCGATCTGGGTTTGGCCGAAGAAGATTTGGAGCTTTACGGGAAATACAAGGCCAAGGTCGACAACGGCCTCTGGGAACGCCTACGGGATCGCCCGCCGGGCAAGCTGATTTTTACGACCGCAATCACCCCTACGCCGGCGGGGGAAGGTAAGACCTGCACGGCCATCGGACTCACGCAGGCCCTGGGCCGGCTGGGCAAGAAGGTGACGGTCTGCCTGCGGGAACCGTCAATGGGCCCCACTTTCGGAGTCAAAGGGGGTGCGGCCGGCGGGGGATACTCGCAAGTTCTGCCCATGGAAGACATCAATCTTCATTTCACCGGAGACATTCACGCGGTCACCGCGGCGCACAACGTGCTGGCGGCGGTGGTGGATAACCACATCTTCCAGGGCAACAGCCTGAACATCGATCCCAAACGGGTGCTTTGGCGCCGGGTGGTCGATGTGAACGACCGGCAACTGCGCAACGTTGTCTGCGGCCTTGGCAACAGGGTCGATGGTATACCACGCGAAAGCGGATTTGACATTACCGTGGCCTCCGAGATCATGGCGCTCCTGTGCCTGGCCGAAGGGTTGCAGGATTTTAAGGAACGGGTCGGGAACGTCCTGGTGGCGTACACCCGCGACGGTCGGCCGGTCTTCGCGCGCGACCTGAAAGTGGCCGGGGCGTTGGCCGTGATAATGAAAGACGCCCTGAAACCCAACCTGGTGCAAACAGTGGAAGGACAGCCGGCGTTTGTCCATGGCGGCCCCTTTGCCAACATCGCCCACGGCAACAACTCCATCCTCGCCACGCGGCTGGCTCTGCGGCTGGCCGACTACGTGGTGACCGAGGGCGGGTTCGGCTCCGACCTGGGCGCCGAGAAGTTCTTCGACATCGTGTGCGGCTACGGTGGTTTTCAGCCGGACGCGGTGGTCCTGGTGGCCACCGTGCGGGCCCTCAAAATGCACGGGGGACTCCCCCTCGCCGACGTCACCCGGCCGGACGTCGAGGCTCTCGGGGCCGGCCTGGCCAACCTCGACGCCCACATCGACAACGTCACGGGCAACTTCAACTTGCCGGTGGTGGTGGCGGTCAACCGCTTTCCCACGGACGCGGAGGTCGAGCTGAACCTGATTCGGGAACACTGCCTGGCCCGCGGCATCCCGGTCGCGGTCTCCGAAGTGGTCGCCCGCGGCGGCGAGGGCGGCCTGGAACTGGCGGAAAAGGTGCTGGCCATCCTGGCGCGCGCCCCGAGGGGCTTTCGTCCACTGTACGACTGGAACCTGCCCATCAGAGAAAAGATCGATATCCTCGCCCGCAGAGTTTACGGGGCGGATGGAGTAGTCTTTACGGACCAGGCGCAAGCCGATATCGAAACCTTCACCCGGTTGGGTTTCGACAAGCTGCCGATATGCATGGCCAAGACCCAGAGTTCACTTTCCGACAATCCCCGGCTTCTGGGTCGCCCGAAGGGATGGCTTCTTACCGTGCGCGAGGTGCGCGCTTCGGTGGGTTCCGGCTTCCTGGTCGCCTTGGCAGGAAAAATCATGACCATGCCCGGGCTGCCCCAGGTGCCGGCGGCGGAGAAGGTTGACATCGACCCCGCCGGCAATGTGGTTGGATTGTTCTAG